The following DNA comes from Camelina sativa cultivar DH55 chromosome 14, Cs, whole genome shotgun sequence.
CAAGTGCAACCAATATTGTTCCTAAAACCAGCCCGGTTCCGGTCAACATACGAACGCTTCTCCTTTTATAGTTTGCTTTCATCAACCGGGTATTGATTGCTTCCATGATGGGAGAAATGATTAATGCATATTTGGTTAGGGGGCTCACGATTGTGGTAGAGATTGCTATCACCGCGCTGACCTTATGTGTTGGAAGGTTTAAAGTGATTTGTGATTGCACCTCTTCTCCATACattaaatatccaaatattCCCATCACACCGTATATCATTGATGATAACGCAAAGCTTATGAAAAGAATCTTTaaatacacaaaaataaaacaaattaaataaaaacaatcttgGTACGTAACTAAAAATGTTTTCCATGACAAATATGAGTACCTTAGGGAAATGGTTTTTGTTCTTCATAGAATTGTAGATGGTTGGGAAGACCGGATGTGCTGTGTAGCAAACAAGATACAAACTAACTGAAGTGGGAATCCCTGGCCAGTTGACCAAAACACCTTTGTTCTTAAATCCGACACCTTCAATATCGCCGATCCAAAAAATAGACATTACTAGTATACAAGAAACAAGGATCCCACCGGCTGATATATACGAGAGAAAAACATGTGTTTCCAACCAAACTGTTGGAACAACGATTAAAGAAGCAACAACGATAAACAAGTACTTTTTGTCGAGTATGAAACATCCACGAAATCGGATTGCCGCATGTGGAAACATGTGAGACATATTGTCAGCTTCTAAGATCAAGATTGCCGTGGCGACTAGGTACAGTTCGATGTATATGAAGATAGAGACTAATAACCGACCTTTCCTCCCAAACGCTTTGTACGCTATATCAGGGTAACTACGAGTCGTTGGCTCGAGTTTAAGGCAACGTTGGAGGAGTAAACCAGTGTACCAAGTCGTAGCTCcaatcagaaagaaaaatagaaagctACTCCATCCACCGGAGGCAAGTGCATAAGGAACAGCC
Coding sequences within:
- the LOC104742461 gene encoding vacuolar amino acid transporter 1-like codes for the protein MEYSDDINGDVGVSSVHACFNTLNSLSGVGILAVPYALASGGWSSFLFFFLIGATTWYTGLLLQRCLKLEPTTRSYPDIAYKAFGRKGRLLVSIFIYIELYLVATAILILEADNMSHMFPHAAIRFRGCFILDKKYLFIVVASLIVVPTVWLETHVFLSYISAGGILVSCILVMSIFWIGDIEGVGFKNKGVLVNWPGIPTSVSLYLVCYTAHPVFPTIYNSMKNKNHFPKILFISFALSSMIYGVMGIFGYLMYGEEVQSQITLNLPTHKVSAVIAISTTIVSPLTKYALIISPIMEAINTRLMKANYKRRSVRMLTGTGLVLGTILVALVVPLFGYVMSLIGALLTSFTSIVFPCAIYLKISKGYRRCMEFESVVLVVIIAMGLVLMVTGTYSAIVGIIVHL